In the genome of Bradyrhizobium arachidis, one region contains:
- a CDS encoding HD domain-containing protein translates to MQEITEAAAIPDSRLARAITEYIRDNETELLFNHSSRVYHFGALAGIRRGLKFDRELLYAGAMFHDIGLMPGHGSKHERFEVDGAHAARNFLRSQGISEADAYTVWTAIALHTTPGVPQHMHPVVALVTAGVEMDVLGLTYKDYSDAEREAVVKAFPRTPYFKEDIIQAFYDGIKYRPDTTFGNVKADVIADKEPHFHRGNFCSVIRGSHWHG, encoded by the coding sequence ATGCAAGAGATCACCGAGGCCGCCGCCATTCCCGACAGCAGGTTGGCGCGCGCCATCACCGAGTACATCCGCGATAACGAAACGGAGCTGCTCTTCAACCATTCCAGCCGCGTTTATCATTTCGGCGCGCTGGCCGGCATCCGCCGCGGGCTCAAGTTCGACCGCGAGCTGCTCTATGCCGGCGCGATGTTTCACGACATCGGGCTGATGCCGGGCCATGGCAGCAAGCATGAACGCTTCGAAGTCGACGGCGCGCACGCCGCCCGTAACTTCCTGCGCAGCCAGGGCATCTCCGAAGCGGACGCCTACACAGTCTGGACCGCGATCGCGCTGCACACCACGCCGGGCGTGCCGCAACACATGCATCCCGTCGTCGCGCTGGTGACCGCCGGTGTCGAGATGGATGTCCTCGGCCTCACCTACAAGGACTATTCCGACGCGGAACGCGAGGCGGTGGTGAAGGCGTTTCCACGAACGCCGTACTTCAAGGAAGACATCATCCAGGCGTTCTACGACGGCATCAAGTACAGGCCGGACACGACGTTCGGCAACGTCAAGGCTGATGTCATCGCCGACAAGGAGCCGCATTTCCATCGCGGCAATTTCTGCAGCGTCATCCGCGGCTCGCACTGGCACGGTTGA
- a CDS encoding alpha/beta hydrolase family protein: MAVKTQELKLDIERIGRVSAILTQPDNARACYVLGHGAGADMRHAFMEKAAAGLADRGIATFRFNFLYMEKKHGRPDQPAVAHAAIRAAVAEAARLCPGLKLIAGGKSFGGRMTSQAQSKAPLPGVKGLAFLGFPLHADKKPSSERADHLAQVAIPMLFLQGTRDGLADLGHLKPVIAALGAKATLHEIEGGDHSFAVLKKSGRTNDEALAEVLDTLAAWIDDLG, translated from the coding sequence GTGGCTGTCAAAACGCAAGAGCTCAAGCTCGACATCGAGCGCATCGGCAGGGTCTCGGCGATCCTGACGCAGCCGGACAACGCGCGCGCCTGCTACGTCCTGGGGCATGGCGCCGGCGCCGACATGCGGCACGCTTTCATGGAGAAGGCCGCAGCGGGCTTGGCGGATCGCGGCATCGCGACGTTCCGATTCAATTTTCTCTACATGGAAAAGAAACACGGGCGTCCCGACCAGCCGGCGGTCGCGCATGCCGCGATCCGCGCGGCGGTCGCGGAAGCGGCGCGGCTCTGTCCCGGATTGAAGCTCATCGCGGGTGGAAAGTCGTTCGGTGGGCGCATGACCTCGCAGGCGCAATCCAAGGCTCCGCTGCCGGGCGTAAAGGGGCTAGCCTTCCTCGGCTTTCCCCTTCATGCCGACAAGAAGCCGTCATCCGAGCGCGCCGACCACCTTGCTCAGGTCGCGATCCCCATGCTGTTCCTGCAAGGCACGCGCGATGGGCTGGCCGATCTCGGCCATCTCAAGCCGGTCATCGCAGCGCTCGGGGCGAAGGCGACGCTACATGAGATCGAAGGTGGTGATCACTCCTTCGCGGTGCTGAAGAAGTCCGGCCGCACCAACGACGAAGCGCTTGCCGAAGTGCTCGACACGCTCGCCGCCTGGATCGACGATCTCGGCTAA
- a CDS encoding GlxA family transcriptional regulator has protein sequence MSAKPKPRTVVIVALPGVQLLDVAGPLDVFAEANLQAGYEAYALLVAAAEPGPVHSSSGVRLMPDRIIDRGFQESIDTLLIAGCPNAADVPADGLVIDWLRRRAARVRRFGSVCSGAFFLAAAGLLDGKRVTTHWAVADRLAEKFPSVRVDKDAIYVTDGRLRTAAGVTAGLDLALALVEEDLGREIAMKVASQLVMFFKRPGGQMQFTRKGETVPAGRAALQELQRWVAANPGLDHSVASLAARMELSPRHFARLFRAEVGITPATWVEEARVNAARRLLELGNEAPKQVALHCGFADADTLRRAFVRHVGVTPAEYRKRFARIVA, from the coding sequence ATGAGCGCAAAGCCGAAACCGAGGACTGTCGTGATCGTGGCGCTGCCGGGCGTGCAGCTGCTCGACGTCGCGGGCCCTCTCGACGTTTTCGCCGAGGCGAATTTGCAGGCTGGCTATGAAGCCTATGCGCTGCTGGTCGCGGCAGCGGAGCCGGGCCCAGTCCACAGCTCCTCGGGGGTCCGGCTGATGCCTGACCGCATCATCGATCGCGGCTTCCAGGAGAGCATCGACACCTTGTTGATCGCGGGATGCCCGAACGCCGCCGATGTGCCGGCCGATGGCTTGGTGATCGATTGGCTTCGCCGGCGGGCGGCCAGGGTAAGGCGCTTCGGGTCGGTCTGCTCGGGCGCCTTCTTCCTTGCCGCAGCGGGCCTGCTCGATGGCAAACGAGTCACGACGCATTGGGCGGTGGCAGACCGGCTCGCCGAAAAATTCCCGTCGGTCAGAGTGGACAAGGACGCGATCTACGTCACCGACGGCAGGCTCCGCACCGCCGCCGGCGTCACCGCGGGACTCGATCTCGCACTCGCGCTTGTCGAGGAAGACCTCGGCCGCGAGATCGCGATGAAGGTTGCGAGCCAGCTCGTGATGTTCTTCAAGCGCCCGGGCGGGCAAATGCAATTCACCCGCAAGGGCGAGACTGTCCCCGCCGGTCGCGCCGCGCTGCAGGAGCTGCAGCGCTGGGTCGCCGCCAATCCCGGACTCGACCACAGCGTCGCGAGCCTCGCGGCGCGCATGGAATTAAGTCCGCGTCACTTCGCGCGGCTGTTCCGCGCCGAAGTCGGCATCACGCCCGCGACCTGGGTCGAGGAAGCCCGCGTCAACGCGGCGAGGCGCCTGCTGGAGCTCGGCAACGAAGCGCCCAAGCAGGTGGCCCTGCATTGCGGCTTTGCCGACGCGGACACCTTGCGCCGCGCATTCGTGCGCCATGTCGGCGTGACACCCGCCGAATACCGCAAGCGCTTTGCGCGGATCGTGGCTTGA
- a CDS encoding amidohydrolase/deacetylase family metallohydrolase, with protein MPFDLILRGGRVIDPSQKLDAVTDVAFSGGKVAAIGSGLKADPGTDVRDVSRFIVTPGLIDLHTHVYWGGTSLGIDAEEFCRLSGVTTAVDTGSAGPGNFAGFRKHVIEPSQVRILAYLHVSHAGIFGFSHRIMVGESEELRLMNPIEAAKVADANRDLIVGIKVRVGLHSSGTSGAVPLDIALEVANEVGMPLMAHIDHPPPSYEDVLARLRPGDVLTHAFRPFPNTPATAQGTVKKAVLDARERGVLFDIGHGKGSFAFKTARAMLANGFYPDTISSDIHQLCIDGPAFDQVTTMSKFLCMGMELSDVVEASTVNAAMALRRPELGSLKPGSVGDATLISVRQGQFDYEDVVGEHLIGDRKIVSEGVVIGGRWWHPN; from the coding sequence ATGCCTTTCGACCTGATCCTGCGCGGTGGGCGGGTGATCGACCCTTCCCAAAAGCTTGACGCCGTGACGGATGTCGCATTTTCGGGCGGCAAGGTCGCCGCGATCGGCAGCGGGCTCAAGGCGGATCCGGGCACCGATGTGCGCGACGTCTCGCGGTTCATCGTCACGCCGGGACTGATCGATCTCCACACCCATGTCTATTGGGGCGGCACCTCGCTCGGCATCGATGCCGAGGAATTTTGCCGCCTCTCCGGCGTAACCACGGCGGTGGACACCGGCAGCGCCGGGCCGGGCAATTTCGCAGGCTTCCGCAAGCATGTGATCGAGCCGAGCCAGGTCCGCATCCTCGCTTATCTGCACGTCTCCCATGCCGGCATCTTCGGCTTCTCGCACCGGATCATGGTGGGCGAGAGCGAGGAGCTGCGGCTGATGAATCCGATCGAGGCGGCCAAGGTCGCCGATGCCAACCGCGATCTCATCGTCGGCATCAAGGTCCGCGTCGGCCTGCATTCCTCAGGCACGTCAGGCGCGGTGCCGCTCGACATCGCGCTGGAGGTCGCCAACGAGGTCGGCATGCCGCTGATGGCGCATATCGACCATCCGCCGCCGAGCTATGAGGACGTGCTCGCCCGCCTGCGTCCCGGCGACGTGCTGACCCACGCGTTCCGTCCGTTCCCCAATACGCCGGCGACGGCGCAGGGCACGGTGAAGAAGGCCGTGCTGGACGCGCGCGAGCGCGGCGTGCTGTTTGATATCGGCCACGGCAAGGGCTCGTTCGCGTTCAAGACCGCGCGCGCCATGCTCGCCAACGGCTTCTATCCGGACACGATCTCCTCAGACATCCATCAGCTCTGCATCGACGGCCCGGCCTTCGACCAGGTCACGACCATGTCGAAGTTCCTGTGCATGGGCATGGAGCTGTCGGATGTGGTCGAGGCCTCGACGGTGAATGCGGCGATGGCGTTGCGGCGGCCCGAGCTCGGCAGCCTCAAGCCGGGCAGTGTCGGCGACGCCACGCTGATTTCGGTCAGGCAGGGCCAGTTCGACTATGAGGACGTCGTCGGCGAGCATCTGATCGGCGACCGCAAGATCGTCTCGGAAGGCGTCGTCATCGGCGGCCGCTGGTGGCACCCGAACTGA
- a CDS encoding TlpA family protein disulfide reductase: MRRSIPALSRRSVLMAAAASLAVPRASGAQDSWPPVFEAGRSQFTVVRPRAVMPQLKLQDLRGKDVAVAAKPGRITLVNFWATWCPACKLDLPMLASLAGSRPDRLDVVAICTDTKDLRKIRSFLGGLAVQNLACYVDTYDAAAEASRAMFSLVGMPITYLVGTGGRIEGYIAGAPDWLSPAGTRLLQFYREQG, from the coding sequence ATGCGTAGAAGCATCCCGGCGCTGTCGCGGCGGTCGGTCCTGATGGCCGCGGCAGCCTCTCTCGCTGTCCCGCGCGCAAGTGGCGCGCAGGACAGCTGGCCGCCGGTGTTCGAGGCCGGCCGCAGCCAATTCACCGTGGTGCGGCCGCGCGCGGTGATGCCGCAGCTGAAGCTCCAGGATCTGCGCGGCAAGGACGTCGCCGTGGCTGCCAAGCCGGGCCGCATCACATTGGTGAACTTCTGGGCGACCTGGTGCCCGGCCTGCAAGCTCGATCTGCCCATGCTCGCAAGCCTCGCCGGATCGCGGCCCGACCGGCTCGACGTGGTCGCGATCTGCACCGATACCAAAGACCTGCGCAAGATCCGCAGCTTTCTCGGCGGCCTCGCCGTGCAGAACCTCGCCTGTTATGTCGACACCTATGACGCCGCGGCTGAAGCCTCGCGCGCGATGTTCTCACTCGTCGGGATGCCCATCACCTATCTGGTCGGAACGGGCGGTCGCATCGAAGGCTATATCGCTGGGGCGCCCGACTGGCTCTCGCCAGCCGGCACGCGGCTGCTGCAATTCTATCGCGAGCAGGGTTAG
- a CDS encoding DsrE family protein yields MISANGWSRRGLLAGTAILTAGGAAAAKEDRLADGVVILIDSNEPYVMGHAISYSANLAKHFAEKGMRLLIEVVANGKGIDVFRADKTPLVEPLATLRQSVPNLSYSMCASSKAIAESKEQISIPLIAGASLVPFGIGRVVDLQLKGWAYIHA; encoded by the coding sequence ATGATCTCTGCCAATGGATGGTCCCGCAGGGGCCTGCTCGCGGGCACCGCGATCCTCACGGCCGGCGGCGCTGCCGCGGCCAAGGAGGATCGTCTTGCCGACGGCGTCGTGATCCTGATCGATAGCAACGAGCCCTATGTCATGGGTCACGCGATCAGCTATTCGGCCAATCTCGCAAAGCACTTTGCCGAGAAGGGCATGCGATTGCTGATCGAGGTCGTCGCCAACGGCAAGGGCATCGACGTCTTCCGCGCGGACAAGACGCCGCTGGTCGAGCCACTCGCAACATTGCGGCAGTCGGTGCCGAACCTCAGCTACAGCATGTGCGCCTCGTCCAAGGCGATCGCGGAGTCCAAGGAGCAGATCTCGATTCCGCTGATCGCGGGCGCGAGCCTCGTCCCGTTCGGCATCGGCCGCGTGGTCGATCTGCAACTGAAGGGCTGGGCCTATATCCATGCGTAG
- a CDS encoding peroxidase family protein — protein sequence MKRLAHLIRFNPDENKARPNPNLPSGYTYFLQMVAHDLVHSAISTSLGEGQTAGLSNVRNAPLRLETVYGGGPTECPHAYEAAPVAFRSKLRLGNSRIDRDDQDHRGPRKDIARGTTSSAAQLARTASYPEALIADPRNDSHAIISQIVVLFHELHNCIVDELVRGGNLLPTANPFADAQRLFTTARTACVLIYRNLIRQDLLPRILHQDVWQAYTTDQKPSSSLDGGEWRAPLEFTNGFFRFGHSMIRPIYRFNGGPGNAFTIEQILARTSDKSPSDVPLETAWLVNWDLFFTSDPNAGNVSIRIGPWSQVGIGEEVPGEGDLIARDLLSSIAIQPWSIGPLVDRLRTTHGSLLDKSELLAGKIGSRPWAARISEWLAKRSDATFGSFNKLSEKEIKTLANDPPIPLFVRFEAGLDSGNQGERLGILGSIVVADVICGVLQSDRLLPDNPAGGLQSELASLSAATLGKAGNGQANIFAFLADIESPGPKISLTTVRRFLNDRQRVTQA from the coding sequence ATGAAAAGGCTCGCGCATCTGATCAGGTTCAATCCGGACGAGAATAAAGCGAGGCCAAATCCCAACCTGCCGAGCGGCTACACCTACTTCCTGCAGATGGTCGCGCACGACCTCGTGCACAGTGCGATCTCGACCTCGCTCGGCGAGGGGCAGACGGCCGGGCTCAGCAACGTACGAAATGCCCCGTTACGCCTCGAGACCGTCTACGGCGGCGGACCGACCGAATGCCCGCACGCCTATGAGGCCGCCCCGGTCGCATTCCGCAGCAAGCTCCGGCTGGGCAATTCCCGGATCGACCGGGACGATCAGGACCATCGCGGCCCGAGAAAGGACATCGCGCGCGGCACGACGAGCAGTGCCGCCCAGCTTGCCCGAACGGCGAGCTATCCCGAAGCCCTGATCGCCGATCCGCGCAACGATTCCCATGCGATCATCTCGCAGATCGTGGTTCTCTTCCACGAACTGCACAATTGCATCGTGGATGAACTGGTGCGAGGGGGTAATCTGCTCCCCACGGCCAATCCGTTCGCTGACGCGCAACGACTGTTCACGACCGCACGGACTGCCTGCGTTCTGATCTACCGGAATCTGATCCGTCAGGACCTGCTTCCGCGCATTCTGCATCAGGACGTCTGGCAGGCTTACACCACCGATCAGAAACCGTCCTCCTCGCTCGACGGCGGCGAATGGCGGGCTCCACTCGAGTTCACCAACGGGTTCTTCCGTTTCGGCCATTCCATGATCCGGCCGATCTATCGCTTCAACGGCGGCCCGGGCAACGCCTTCACCATCGAGCAGATCCTGGCGCGCACCTCCGACAAGTCGCCCTCCGACGTTCCTCTGGAAACCGCATGGCTGGTGAATTGGGATCTGTTCTTCACCAGCGACCCCAATGCCGGAAACGTCAGCATCCGGATCGGCCCATGGTCTCAGGTCGGTATCGGGGAGGAGGTCCCCGGCGAAGGCGATCTGATCGCGCGCGACCTCCTGAGCTCCATTGCGATCCAGCCCTGGTCGATCGGGCCTCTCGTCGACCGCCTCAGGACCACGCACGGATCGCTGCTCGACAAGTCTGAATTGCTGGCCGGAAAGATCGGTTCGCGGCCATGGGCTGCGCGCATCTCCGAATGGTTGGCCAAGCGATCGGACGCGACCTTCGGCTCCTTCAACAAGCTTTCGGAGAAGGAAATCAAGACACTCGCGAACGATCCGCCGATCCCGCTGTTCGTCCGCTTCGAGGCAGGACTCGACTCCGGCAACCAGGGCGAACGCCTGGGTATCCTGGGCTCGATCGTCGTCGCCGACGTGATCTGCGGTGTCTTGCAGTCCGATCGGCTGCTGCCAGACAATCCCGCAGGCGGGTTGCAGAGCGAGCTCGCGTCCTTGTCGGCGGCAACGCTCGGCAAGGCCGGGAACGGTCAAGCCAACATCTTCGCATTCCTGGCGGACATCGAGAGCCCCGGGCCAAAGATCAGCCTGACCACCGTTCGGCGGTTTCTCAACGACAGACAACGCGTCACCCAAGCATGA
- a CDS encoding acyl-CoA dehydrogenase family protein, which translates to MSYRSSWMTEELDVFRDQFRKYLAKDLAPRAEKWREQKMVDRFAWRGLGEMGALLASVPEAYGGLGATFAYDAAVLDDLESTVPELTTGVSVHSAIVAHYILNYGSEEQKKRWLPKMASGEMVGAIAMTEPGTGSDLQSVKTTAKKQGNSYVINGQKTFITNGQAADLVIVVARTGEAGAKGISLLVVETEGADGYKRGRNLDKIGLHASDTSELFFDNVTVPPENLLGKEEGQGFVQLMQQLPQERLALAVGAVASMERAVKLTTEYTKERKAFGKPLMDFQNTAFTLAERKTEAMIARVFVDWCIEQLIAGDLDTVTASMAKYWCSDKQVQTADECLQLFGGYGYMQEYPISRIFIDSRIQKIYGGTNEIMKLLIARSL; encoded by the coding sequence ATGTCCTACCGCTCCTCCTGGATGACCGAAGAGCTCGACGTCTTCCGCGACCAGTTCCGGAAATATCTCGCCAAGGACCTGGCGCCGCGCGCGGAAAAATGGCGCGAGCAGAAGATGGTCGATCGCTTCGCCTGGCGCGGTCTTGGCGAGATGGGCGCGCTGCTGGCGAGCGTGCCGGAGGCATATGGCGGGCTGGGCGCGACCTTCGCCTATGACGCCGCCGTGCTGGACGATCTCGAAAGCACGGTGCCGGAGCTGACCACCGGCGTCTCCGTGCACAGCGCCATCGTCGCGCACTACATCCTCAATTACGGCTCGGAGGAGCAGAAGAAGCGCTGGCTGCCGAAGATGGCCTCGGGCGAGATGGTCGGCGCCATCGCCATGACCGAGCCCGGCACCGGCTCGGACCTGCAAAGCGTCAAGACCACGGCGAAGAAGCAGGGCAATTCCTACGTCATCAACGGCCAGAAGACTTTCATCACCAACGGCCAGGCCGCCGATCTCGTCATTGTCGTCGCGCGAACCGGCGAGGCCGGGGCGAAAGGCATCTCGCTGCTCGTGGTCGAGACTGAAGGTGCGGACGGTTACAAGCGCGGGCGCAACCTGGACAAGATCGGCCTGCACGCCTCCGACACATCGGAGCTGTTCTTCGACAACGTCACGGTGCCGCCGGAAAACCTGCTGGGCAAGGAGGAAGGCCAGGGCTTCGTGCAGCTGATGCAGCAGCTCCCACAGGAGCGCCTTGCGCTGGCGGTCGGCGCCGTCGCCTCGATGGAGCGGGCGGTCAAGCTCACCACCGAATACACCAAGGAAAGAAAGGCGTTCGGCAAGCCGTTGATGGACTTCCAGAACACCGCCTTCACCCTCGCCGAGCGCAAGACCGAAGCCATGATCGCGCGCGTCTTCGTCGACTGGTGCATCGAGCAGCTGATCGCCGGGGATCTCGACACCGTGACGGCATCGATGGCGAAATACTGGTGCTCGGACAAGCAGGTCCAGACCGCCGACGAATGCCTCCAGCTGTTCGGCGGCTACGGCTACATGCAGGAATACCCGATCTCGCGCATCTTCATCGATTCCCGCATCCAGAAGATCTATGGCGGCACCAACGAGATCATGAAGCTGTTGATCGCGCGTTCGCTGTAG
- a CDS encoding catalase gives MTDEPKRLTHATGAPVSDNLNIMTAGRRGPALLQDVWLIEKLAHFDREVIPERRMHAKGSGAFGTFTVTHDITRYTKAKIFSQIGKQTPMFARFSTVAGERGAADAERDIRGFALKFYTEEGNWDMVGNNTPVFFFRDPLRFPDLNHAIKRDPRTGMRSADNNWDFWTLLPEALHQVTIVMSERGIPKSYRHMHGFGSHTYSFINAANERTWVKFHFRTQQGIANLTDAEAETLVGKDRESHQRDLFGSIDRGEFPRWTLFVQVMTDKEALAFPFNPFDLTKVWPKASFPLIEVGYFELNRNPENVFAEVEQVSFSPAHVVPGISFSPDKMLQARLFSYGDAARYRLGVNHHLIPVNAPKCPYHSYHRDGAMRTDGNLGRTPTYFPNSHGEWTDQPDLNEPPLEIDGAAAHWDHRVDDDHYQQPGDLFRKMNATQRQVLFDNTARAVGGAAVHIQERHIANCTKADPAYGAGVRKALERLATVRSE, from the coding sequence ATGACCGATGAACCGAAACGTTTGACCCATGCGACGGGCGCACCCGTCAGCGACAATCTGAACATCATGACCGCGGGCCGCCGCGGCCCCGCGCTTCTCCAGGACGTCTGGCTGATCGAGAAGCTGGCCCATTTCGATCGCGAGGTGATTCCGGAGCGGCGGATGCATGCCAAGGGCTCCGGCGCCTTCGGCACCTTCACGGTGACCCATGACATCACTCGCTACACCAAGGCGAAGATCTTCTCGCAAATCGGCAAGCAGACGCCGATGTTCGCAAGGTTCTCGACCGTGGCCGGCGAGCGCGGTGCGGCCGACGCCGAGCGCGACATCCGTGGCTTTGCGCTAAAGTTCTACACCGAGGAAGGCAATTGGGACATGGTGGGCAACAACACCCCGGTGTTCTTCTTCCGCGATCCCCTGCGCTTCCCCGACCTCAATCACGCGATCAAGCGCGACCCGCGCACCGGCATGCGCAGCGCCGACAACAATTGGGATTTCTGGACGCTGCTGCCGGAGGCGCTGCATCAGGTTACCATCGTCATGAGCGAGCGCGGCATTCCGAAGAGCTATCGCCACATGCATGGCTTTGGCAGCCACACCTACAGCTTCATCAACGCTGCCAACGAACGGACCTGGGTCAAGTTTCACTTCCGCACCCAGCAGGGCATCGCGAACCTGACGGACGCCGAGGCCGAGACGCTGGTCGGCAAGGACCGCGAGTCGCATCAACGCGATTTGTTCGGCAGCATCGACCGCGGCGAATTCCCGCGCTGGACCCTGTTCGTCCAGGTTATGACCGACAAGGAAGCCCTGGCGTTTCCGTTCAACCCGTTCGACCTGACCAAGGTCTGGCCCAAGGCGAGCTTTCCACTGATCGAGGTCGGCTATTTCGAGTTGAACCGCAATCCGGAGAACGTCTTCGCCGAGGTCGAGCAGGTCTCGTTCTCGCCCGCCCATGTCGTGCCCGGCATCAGCTTCTCGCCTGACAAGATGCTGCAGGCGCGCCTGTTCTCTTATGGCGATGCGGCGCGCTATCGGCTCGGCGTCAACCATCACCTCATTCCGGTCAATGCCCCGAAATGTCCGTATCACAGCTACCACCGCGATGGCGCCATGCGGACGGACGGCAATCTCGGGCGGACGCCGACCTATTTCCCGAACAGCCATGGCGAATGGACCGACCAGCCCGATCTCAACGAGCCGCCGCTGGAGATCGACGGCGCGGCCGCCCATTGGGATCACCGCGTCGATGACGACCACTATCAGCAGCCCGGCGATCTGTTCCGCAAGATGAACGCGACGCAGCGGCAGGTCCTGTTCGACAACACGGCACGCGCCGTCGGCGGTGCCGCGGTCCACATCCAGGAGCGGCATATCGCGAACTGCACCAAGGCCGATCCGGCCTACGGCGCCGGTGTCCGCAAGGCGCTGGAGCGCCTCGCCACGGTCCGCTCCGAATAG
- a CDS encoding LysR family transcriptional regulator — protein MDTLVSMRVFCLVAELKSFATAAQRLRISPAMASKHVMQLEQRLGTRLLNRTSRRVSLSESGALYFEQARQMLDSLDEVEAAVSNATVIPHGTLRLTAPVWMANAIFASVLADYQARYPEVRLDVDLSGRLVNLVEEGFDLALRATGAPDEALIARPITNVPFYMVAAPAFLKRAGRPATFADLSGAPVLHYALYPGESFSFAGEHGPETIKFNPVLRSGNETLLHMAALGGMGLAFLPKWLVAEDIAAGRLEHVMPGHIIFVGKLFAVYPSRKYLSAKVRTFIDFVAADKRMK, from the coding sequence ATGGATACTCTGGTCAGCATGAGGGTGTTTTGCCTGGTCGCGGAGCTCAAGAGCTTCGCGACCGCGGCGCAGCGCCTGCGCATCTCGCCAGCCATGGCGAGCAAGCACGTGATGCAGCTCGAGCAGCGGCTCGGCACGCGGCTGCTGAACCGGACCAGCCGGCGGGTCAGCCTGAGCGAAAGCGGCGCGCTCTACTTCGAGCAGGCGCGGCAGATGCTGGATTCGCTCGACGAGGTCGAGGCAGCCGTCAGCAACGCGACCGTCATTCCGCATGGCACGCTGCGGCTGACCGCGCCGGTGTGGATGGCGAATGCGATCTTCGCAAGCGTGCTGGCCGACTACCAGGCGCGCTATCCGGAGGTGCGGCTCGACGTCGATCTCAGCGGACGGCTGGTCAATCTGGTCGAAGAAGGATTCGACCTCGCCTTGCGCGCGACCGGCGCACCGGACGAGGCGCTGATCGCGCGCCCCATCACCAACGTCCCGTTCTACATGGTGGCCGCTCCCGCCTTCCTCAAACGCGCGGGCCGCCCGGCGACCTTCGCCGATCTCTCCGGCGCCCCTGTGCTGCACTACGCGCTTTATCCGGGCGAGAGCTTCTCGTTCGCGGGGGAGCACGGTCCCGAAACCATCAAGTTCAATCCGGTGCTGCGCAGCGGCAACGAAACGCTGCTGCACATGGCCGCGCTCGGAGGCATGGGCCTCGCCTTCCTGCCGAAATGGCTGGTCGCGGAGGACATCGCCGCGGGACGCCTCGAACACGTCATGCCCGGACACATCATCTTTGTCGGAAAACTGTTCGCGGTCTATCCGAGCCGCAAATATCTCTCCGCGAAGGTGAGGACCTTCATCGACTTCGTCGCCGCCGACAAGCGGATGAAGTAG
- a CDS encoding DoxX family protein has protein sequence MSATTTLETATPGRALRIGLWAGQVLIAFVFISAGFVKLTTPIPQLAAMMPWAGQYSETFVRSIALVDLAGGIGIILPALTRILPRLTVLAALGCAVLQVIALVFHLSRGEAPVTPLNVVLLALSLFVLWGRSRKAPIAPRQF, from the coding sequence ATGTCCGCCACCACCACTCTTGAGACCGCCACGCCCGGCCGCGCCCTTCGCATCGGCCTCTGGGCCGGCCAGGTCCTCATCGCCTTCGTCTTCATCTCGGCTGGGTTCGTCAAGCTGACCACGCCCATTCCGCAGCTGGCCGCGATGATGCCGTGGGCCGGGCAATATTCCGAAACCTTCGTCCGCTCCATCGCGCTGGTCGATCTCGCCGGCGGCATCGGCATTATCCTGCCCGCCCTGACGCGGATCCTGCCGCGGCTGACGGTGCTGGCCGCGCTGGGTTGCGCGGTGCTGCAGGTGATCGCGCTCGTCTTCCACCTCTCGCGCGGCGAGGCGCCGGTCACGCCGCTCAATGTCGTCCTGCTCGCGCTCAGCCTGTTCGTGCTGTGGGGACGCAGCCGCAAGGCGCCGATCGCGCCGCGTCAGTTCTGA